A genome region from Gopherus flavomarginatus isolate rGopFla2 chromosome 9, rGopFla2.mat.asm, whole genome shotgun sequence includes the following:
- the MNS1 gene encoding meiosis-specific nuclear structural protein 1 isoform X2: MRQQIRENSLELRELEKKLKSAYMNKERAAQIAEKEAIRYEKMKRDAEISQKMKEEQERVIMEESSAELRRNKEKILYQQELEKQLEEQEKKKQDAYEEFLKEKLMIDEIVRKIYEEDQMERQLKLEKMRATQRYIEEFKNEQAIWKRKKREEMEEENRKIMEFANMQQQREEDRMAKAQASEERKQKLQNMIAQNLEREQQEREDLEQVRQELCLEEQAEADRKREMAEMEKRIRQRLELRQTYEAQLAFKKIVLQALQEEEEAFRQKMLAKFAEDDRIEQMNAQKRRMKQLEHRKAVEKLIEERHKQFLADKEHELEERQLEERRQGNIHAIVEEERQKLLKEHATKLLGYLPRGILKDEDDVNMLGEEFRKAYQKRKEDVYSEDN; encoded by the exons TCTTGAACTTCGAGAATTAGAGAAGAAACTGAAATCTGCTTACATGAATAAAGAAAGGGCTGCCCAGATTGCTGAAAAAGAAGCTATAAGATATGAGAAAATG AAACGTGATGCTGAAATATCACAAAAGATGAAAGAAGAGCAGGAAAGGGTGATAATGGAAGAGAGTTCTGCAGAACTGAGGCGAAATAAGGAGAAAATACTTTATCAGCAAGAACTGGAGAAACAGCTTGAGGAACAAGAAAAAAAGAAGCAGGATGCTTATGAGGAGTTCCTAAAAGAAAAACTCATGATTGATGAAATCGTAAGGAAGATCTATGAGGAAGACCAAAT GGAAAGACAACTCAAGTTAGAGAAAATGAGAGCAACTCAGAGATACATAGAAGAATTTAAAAACGAACAGGCTATTTGGAAGAGAAAGAAGCGTGAAGAAATGGAAGAAGAAAATAGGAAAATCATGGAGTTTGCCAACATGCAGCAGCAAAGAGAAGAAGATCGGATGGCTAAAGCTCAAGCAAGtgaggaaagaaaacagaagcTCCAGAACATG ATTGCGCAGAATCTGGAAAGAGAGCAACAGGAGCGTGAAGATCTGGAACAAGTGCGACAAGAGCTATGTCTTGAAGAACAAGCTGAGGCAGACAGAAAAAGGGAGATG GCAGAAATGGAGAAGAGAATTAGGCAGCGTCTAGAGTTAAGGCAAACATATGAAGCACAATTAGCCTTCAAGAAGATAGTACTGCAGGCTttgcaagaagaagaagaggcctTCAGACAGAAGATGTTAGCCAAGTTTGCAGAGGATGATCGCATTGAACAGATGAATGCTCAGAAACGGAGAATGAAACAGCTTGAGCACAGAAAGGCCGTGGAAAAACTTATTGAAGAGCGTCACAAACAGTTCCTTGCAGACAAA GAGCATGAACTTGAAGAAAGGCAATTGGAAGAGAGAAGACAAGGAAATATTCATGCAATTGTTGAAGAAGAGAGACAGAAACTTCTTAAAGAACATGCAACTAAATTATTGGGGTATCTTCCTAGA GGAATACTCAAAGATGAAGATGATGTTAATATGCTTGGTGAGGAGTTTAGGAAGGCTTATCAGAAGAGAAAAGAGGATGTATATTCAGAAGATAACTGA